In Halomarina salina, one DNA window encodes the following:
- a CDS encoding DNA-binding protein codes for MSSKISGSEEGSDASERTADSEVRWEVDERVEMRATVALEVQATIDSDVIEAAAAVERDERERPFGMTLEAQERWEARELEVRKTRERSDRSQTSKREAVCRGMSVTQCGRDDVERADQMAALDEETRVAVETQAARIAERVRGGMAQSGIEVRIASRMNAGADLQTAVLDTLEEVNATPGAIVPLDEIETVGRSEVDIEGRVKTLWTPSHPSIAQVGLIEDETGTVKFTSWAKSNQPWLAEGEIVRLRNVAWNWYGERVSVALTGWSAVVFP; via the coding sequence ATGAGTAGCAAGATCAGCGGGAGTGAAGAAGGTAGCGACGCCAGTGAACGAACTGCGGATTCTGAGGTTCGGTGGGAAGTCGATGAACGAGTCGAGATGAGAGCGACGGTGGCATTGGAGGTGCAGGCGACCATCGATTCGGACGTCATCGAGGCAGCAGCGGCAGTTGAGCGGGATGAGCGTGAGCGGCCGTTCGGGATGACGCTCGAAGCTCAGGAACGGTGGGAAGCCCGTGAGTTGGAGGTGCGGAAGACACGTGAACGGAGTGACCGGTCCCAGACATCCAAGCGCGAGGCGGTGTGTCGTGGGATGTCGGTCACACAGTGTGGTCGAGACGATGTTGAACGGGCTGACCAGATGGCTGCACTGGATGAAGAGACGCGAGTAGCGGTTGAGACGCAGGCAGCGCGAATCGCCGAGCGGGTGCGTGGCGGGATGGCTCAGTCGGGTATCGAGGTCCGGATTGCATCGCGGATGAACGCCGGAGCGGATCTGCAGACGGCCGTCCTCGACACTCTTGAAGAGGTGAACGCGACTCCCGGAGCGATCGTGCCTCTCGACGAGATCGAAACGGTCGGACGCAGTGAGGTCGATATCGAGGGCCGGGTGAAGACATTGTGGACACCATCACACCCATCGATCGCGCAAGTCGGCCTGATCGAGGATGAAACAGGGACGGTCAAGTTCACCAGTTGGGCGAAGAGCAACCAGCCCTGGCTGGCAGAAGGCGAGATAGTCAGACTACGGAACGTCGCGTGGAACTGGTATGGTGAGCGCGTCTCGGTCGCGTTGACGGGCTGGTCGGCAGTGGTGTTCCCCTAA
- a CDS encoding ATP-binding protein, whose translation MPAREAKRSASTAISRSVTDYLQKTGGIEQCEVLTNRIRNNVDRYYTERELERSREFFSRVLNLNPSAIVVLDEYGGIVRANERAETILGLCESQLLNRTFDDAHWDVVDEEGTLISDNALPFNRVRETGEPVYNVEHGIRRAEGDVVWVSINAAPLWNEQNEIENVVAVLSDTTAQKRKSQTLQATIKQLEGFGRVLSHDLGNILQIAKGRLELSRETGHEEHFEAVDDSIDRAAAMLGELTTAMQAGRLVDEVSMIRLDDVFDQAWRSQATAKATDEVEEGIQIQANEMALQRMFENLIRNAFEHGTDTATVRVGSLADGFYVEDNGPGIPVEEREKVFEPEYTTKKDGTGTGLASIHQIALAHGWDVDIREGSDGGARFDFTNVQMSSPQHDTT comes from the coding sequence TTGCCGGCAAGGGAAGCGAAGAGATCCGCCAGCACAGCGATCAGTCGTAGTGTCACCGATTACTTGCAGAAAACGGGTGGCATCGAACAGTGCGAGGTACTAACGAACCGAATTCGGAACAACGTCGACCGATATTACACCGAGCGCGAACTTGAGCGCAGCCGAGAGTTCTTCTCTCGCGTACTAAATCTCAACCCATCGGCTATCGTCGTTCTGGATGAATACGGTGGGATTGTGCGGGCCAACGAGCGAGCTGAAACGATACTCGGTCTCTGTGAATCGCAGCTCCTCAACCGAACGTTCGATGACGCCCATTGGGACGTTGTCGACGAGGAGGGGACGCTGATCTCGGACAACGCGCTTCCGTTTAACCGCGTTCGGGAGACGGGGGAACCAGTGTACAATGTAGAACATGGTATCAGACGGGCAGAGGGGGACGTCGTTTGGGTCTCGATAAACGCCGCTCCACTCTGGAACGAGCAGAACGAAATCGAAAACGTCGTCGCGGTCTTATCTGATACCACTGCTCAAAAGCGGAAGAGCCAGACACTCCAAGCGACTATCAAGCAACTCGAAGGGTTTGGCCGTGTTCTCTCACACGACCTCGGGAACATCCTACAGATTGCGAAAGGGCGTCTCGAATTGTCTCGCGAGACGGGCCATGAAGAGCACTTTGAGGCCGTCGATGACTCGATAGACAGAGCAGCGGCTATGCTGGGGGAACTAACAACGGCAATGCAGGCTGGTCGTCTCGTGGATGAGGTTTCCATGATTCGCCTGGACGATGTATTCGATCAAGCGTGGCGGTCACAGGCAACAGCAAAGGCAACGGATGAAGTCGAGGAAGGAATTCAGATTCAAGCCAACGAAATGGCACTACAGCGGATGTTCGAGAATCTCATTCGCAATGCGTTCGAACACGGAACAGACACGGCAACGGTGCGTGTCGGTTCTCTCGCGGATGGGTTCTATGTCGAAGATAATGGACCGGGCATTCCCGTAGAGGAGCGCGAAAAAGTCTTCGAGCCTGAGTACACGACGAAAAAAGATGGAACCGGGACAGGACTGGCGAGTATCCATCAGATAGCTCTTGCTCACGGCTGGGACGTGGACATACGAGAAGGATCCGATGGCGGTGCCCGTTTCGACTTCACCAATGTCCAGATGTCGTCTCCCCAGCACGATACGACGTGA
- a CDS encoding response regulator, with amino-acid sequence MARDATRILHVDDDADFGELVSIFLKREEGTFEVVSETCVADGLDRLEQSRIDCVVCDYDMPGRNGLEFLEAVQESYPEIPFILFAGKGSEEIRQHSDQS; translated from the coding sequence ATGGCGAGAGATGCTACACGAATCCTTCACGTTGATGATGATGCAGACTTTGGTGAGCTTGTATCGATATTCCTCAAACGTGAGGAGGGGACCTTCGAGGTCGTCTCCGAGACGTGCGTGGCCGACGGGCTCGACCGGCTCGAACAGAGCAGAATCGACTGTGTCGTCTGCGATTACGATATGCCGGGAAGGAACGGCCTAGAATTTCTGGAGGCCGTTCAGGAATCGTACCCCGAAATCCCGTTTATCCTGTTTGCCGGCAAGGGAAGCGAAGAGATCCGCCAGCACAGCGATCAGTCGTAG
- a CDS encoding ATP-binding protein, with the protein MASDNTQNSDIFGDWNERSAIEITPTTDSLDPIQVVRHLKRCHSVLDEEILEWQLILDGGGCTYRISAPPRVLDDIHPILREALAGYALRRVEIMEPLPIDEASLCGVEFEGHGARKNDWQTGLRPLITDTTPAHNAPAHNAPARDTKPAFTSLVNSLAETEATVVYQALLTARDDWTHLADDRRYQLKHNLDTVAMRLGNFLFPPDPEADIEPYEGHEDRIERITSMDTRCSFTVAARAIAWGPESDHALKSLTSALNTSRGKYYEPVGVHSDQPLQLAERMGARTIPTCTMLMRLFIWLLGSSVRPTLVADARSLAHFCTIDGGQLTSNGRRRIAATPPERTGLPQPAENILDQYKSGFPLGTALSSDGEPTQQIALPPSMQSRHILILGKSGAGKTIFGESGMLNNQPRQSDATDGRSPRQLGASIIIDGKGDGMPQEYLQAHYAKHGTLDGVYYFKCAEILPAVSFFDIEPALSSNIPREQAVEDIADHYIEILEIIMGTERFHQAVKSPSAIRYLIKALFDPVHGGDAFSHDALEKAAVDMKATEDAPPVSDENLKRMLGSITSDTTQTIEMVMGGAETRINKIPEDSRLKKLFTHVPEEGDAQFAFSDVLDDENATIIFDTSGFRSRSQRALTLVLLSKLWTALKHRATNQMGDNPIVSLYIEEAADVASTRLMTDLLSKGRGFDLSVVLSMQFPKQVRAASTRGYAELLNNISTLISGNVAVDADLATRFATSDMSATEAGNRLRSLKRGEWLASLPSEFGVPEPRPFTLQSPSLPDGHPESDRPLTPAMQAGFDGLFDLLREDTLDQYGIDITDTERASAAPSSEPTVTPDHAHVLEYTKRFPEGIEYDATAEVIVCSHCETRYKTSLDGLLMAVECCYGLDRLDREDVPLCSLSTKLSPDERAATGYSNQQVFFLQAVYDAHQQRVDSDWEYNLIWDSMVRLQEYTGVTQHHVNELIDDGLLSKDTDYPHRLFTVTAGGRSLLNEAHKSGIAFGDGEGDLGESSFHVAMVLLGMMLLQRNYVESPDSAATHVQAYYDIGGSSRLDAVALNDDGEVIVTFEAERLNHDIAEAVPSDYDKMGAFDPEEAIWLVESRKAAHKLLNTLNDPNEGPQRVEQTYSESTAPRDFIIDTPGLTQVYTFRDVRDMLAEDTE; encoded by the coding sequence GTGGCATCAGACAATACCCAAAATTCAGATATATTCGGCGATTGGAACGAGCGATCCGCCATCGAAATCACGCCAACGACCGATTCATTAGATCCGATACAGGTCGTTCGCCACCTCAAGCGGTGTCACTCGGTTCTCGATGAGGAAATCTTGGAGTGGCAACTCATCCTCGATGGGGGAGGGTGCACCTACCGCATCAGTGCACCTCCGAGGGTTCTCGATGATATTCACCCGATACTCCGCGAGGCGCTCGCTGGGTACGCACTCAGACGGGTCGAGATCATGGAGCCATTGCCAATCGATGAAGCGTCGCTGTGTGGCGTCGAATTCGAGGGCCACGGTGCCCGGAAGAATGACTGGCAGACTGGACTTCGGCCACTCATCACCGATACCACACCTGCCCACAACGCACCCGCTCACAATGCACCCGCACGTGACACGAAGCCGGCGTTCACCTCGCTCGTCAACTCACTTGCAGAGACCGAGGCGACCGTCGTCTATCAGGCGCTTCTCACGGCAAGAGACGACTGGACACATCTCGCCGATGACCGCCGCTATCAGCTGAAACACAACCTCGATACTGTAGCCATGCGCTTGGGGAACTTCCTGTTTCCCCCGGATCCCGAGGCAGACATCGAACCGTATGAGGGACACGAAGACCGCATCGAGCGCATCACATCGATGGACACCAGGTGCTCGTTTACGGTTGCCGCTCGAGCGATTGCGTGGGGACCCGAAAGCGACCATGCACTCAAGAGCCTCACGTCTGCGCTCAACACATCGAGGGGGAAATACTACGAGCCAGTCGGTGTCCACAGCGATCAGCCACTGCAGCTCGCTGAGCGGATGGGCGCGCGCACGATTCCGACCTGCACGATGCTGATGCGACTGTTTATCTGGCTTCTCGGCAGTAGTGTTCGTCCGACGCTGGTTGCAGATGCCCGATCGCTTGCCCATTTCTGTACCATCGATGGTGGCCAACTCACGTCGAACGGACGGCGCAGAATTGCTGCAACACCACCAGAACGAACAGGCCTCCCCCAGCCAGCCGAGAACATCCTCGACCAGTACAAGTCGGGCTTTCCACTCGGAACTGCGCTCTCGAGTGATGGCGAGCCGACCCAACAGATAGCACTCCCACCGTCGATGCAATCACGACATATCCTGATTCTTGGGAAGTCAGGTGCCGGGAAGACGATTTTCGGGGAGTCTGGTATGCTCAATAACCAGCCGCGTCAATCCGACGCGACCGATGGGAGGTCACCTCGCCAACTCGGGGCGTCGATTATCATCGATGGGAAGGGAGATGGGATGCCCCAGGAGTACCTTCAGGCGCATTATGCGAAGCATGGAACGCTCGATGGTGTCTATTACTTCAAGTGTGCGGAGATACTCCCTGCGGTCTCGTTTTTCGATATCGAACCAGCCCTTTCCTCGAACATACCACGAGAGCAAGCCGTCGAGGATATCGCCGACCACTACATCGAGATCCTCGAAATCATTATGGGCACCGAGCGATTCCACCAGGCGGTAAAATCGCCCTCGGCAATCCGCTATCTCATCAAGGCACTGTTCGACCCAGTCCATGGGGGCGATGCGTTCTCACACGATGCCCTGGAGAAGGCAGCAGTGGACATGAAAGCGACAGAGGATGCCCCTCCGGTAAGCGATGAGAATCTCAAGCGAATGCTGGGGAGTATCACCTCCGATACAACCCAGACTATCGAGATGGTGATGGGTGGCGCAGAGACCCGCATCAACAAGATTCCCGAAGACAGCCGACTCAAAAAGCTCTTCACGCACGTTCCGGAGGAGGGTGATGCCCAGTTCGCATTTAGCGATGTCCTCGATGATGAGAACGCCACGATCATCTTCGACACCAGCGGCTTTCGGTCACGGTCACAACGAGCCCTCACGCTCGTCTTGCTCTCGAAGCTCTGGACCGCGCTCAAACACCGGGCAACCAACCAGATGGGGGACAATCCAATCGTCAGCCTCTACATCGAAGAGGCGGCCGACGTCGCCTCCACGCGCCTCATGACCGACCTGCTCAGCAAAGGTCGTGGGTTCGACCTCTCGGTCGTGCTGTCGATGCAGTTTCCCAAACAGGTACGCGCGGCCAGTACCCGCGGCTATGCCGAGCTCCTCAACAACATCTCGACGCTCATCTCGGGGAACGTTGCGGTCGATGCTGACCTCGCTACCCGGTTTGCAACCTCGGATATGTCCGCCACTGAGGCTGGAAACCGACTCCGCTCGCTCAAGCGTGGAGAGTGGCTCGCCAGCCTGCCCAGTGAATTCGGCGTTCCAGAGCCACGGCCATTCACACTCCAGTCGCCCTCACTTCCCGATGGGCATCCCGAGAGCGACCGGCCACTGACGCCAGCGATGCAGGCGGGATTCGATGGCCTGTTCGACTTACTCCGCGAGGATACCCTCGATCAGTACGGTATCGATATCACGGACACTGAGAGAGCCTCCGCAGCCCCCAGCAGCGAGCCAACGGTGACACCTGACCACGCTCACGTGTTAGAATACACGAAGCGCTTCCCGGAGGGCATCGAATACGACGCTACCGCAGAGGTGATCGTCTGCTCACACTGTGAGACGCGCTATAAGACATCACTCGATGGCTTGCTTATGGCTGTCGAGTGCTGCTATGGCCTCGACCGTCTCGACCGTGAGGACGTCCCGCTCTGTTCGCTGTCAACCAAGCTCTCGCCGGATGAGCGGGCAGCAACGGGCTATTCCAACCAGCAGGTGTTCTTCCTCCAGGCGGTCTATGACGCTCACCAACAGCGCGTCGACTCCGACTGGGAGTACAACCTCATCTGGGATTCGATGGTCAGACTTCAGGAGTACACTGGCGTTACGCAGCACCATGTGAATGAGCTCATCGACGACGGTCTTCTATCGAAAGACACGGATTATCCGCACCGACTGTTCACGGTTACTGCTGGGGGCCGCTCCCTACTGAATGAGGCGCATAAATCCGGAATCGCATTCGGTGATGGAGAAGGAGACCTTGGCGAGTCGAGTTTCCATGTCGCGATGGTTCTCCTCGGGATGATGTTGCTCCAGCGCAACTACGTCGAAAGCCCAGATTCGGCGGCAACACACGTCCAGGCATACTACGATATCGGCGGGAGCTCACGACTCGATGCAGTGGCGTTGAACGACGATGGAGAGGTCATCGTCACGTTCGAGGCCGAGCGACTCAACCACGATATCGCCGAAGCCGTTCCAAGCGACTACGATAAGATGGGAGCGTTCGACCCGGAAGAGGCGATCTGGCTCGTCGAAAGCCGGAAAGCCGCCCACAAGCTCCTCAACACCCTCAATGACCCAAACGAGGGGCCACAACGTGTCGAGCAAACCTACAGTGAATCGACGGCGCCGCGAGACTTCATTATCGACACGCCCGGACTGACCCAGGTGTACACGTTCCGTGACGTGCGTGATATGCTCGCCGAGGACACCGAGTAG
- a CDS encoding YbaK/EbsC family protein gives MHPRAEEFAARASDQYGVSVDVHEFEAGTKTAAAAADAVGCDVGQIASAIAVRAGSDLIVCVTSGANRVDMAAVAALRDVPVADVGMADADVIRETLGWSIGGVPPLCHDADVPVYMDEMLLDYEMVWAAAGTPEAVFPIAPGRLCELAEATSAALAE, from the coding sequence ATGCATCCACGTGCCGAGGAGTTCGCCGCGCGCGCCAGCGACCAGTACGGAGTCTCGGTCGACGTCCACGAGTTCGAAGCCGGGACCAAGACGGCCGCCGCGGCGGCCGACGCGGTGGGCTGTGACGTCGGCCAGATCGCGAGCGCCATCGCCGTACGGGCCGGGTCGGACCTCATCGTCTGCGTCACCAGCGGAGCGAACCGCGTCGACATGGCCGCCGTTGCCGCCCTCCGAGATGTCCCCGTGGCAGACGTGGGGATGGCCGACGCCGACGTCATCCGTGAGACGCTCGGCTGGTCCATCGGCGGAGTCCCGCCGCTCTGTCACGACGCGGATGTACCTGTCTACATGGACGAGATGCTGCTGGACTACGAGATGGTGTGGGCGGCGGCCGGCACGCCCGAAGCAGTGTTCCCCATTGCGCCGGGCCGCCTGTGCGAACTGGCTGAGGCGACGAGCGCTGCACTCGCTGAGTAG
- a CDS encoding carbon-nitrogen hydrolase family protein: MSPSPRVAIVQCPVDDLDIDANLDRLHRRVAALPNDVSLAVFPETSLTGYVPDERLHEVALRSAGPTLDAVRSVAAEHDLDLLVGYVERNGETLSNATAYVTPDQTTHETTVYRKRHLWGSEREWLTPGDERVTVETPVGRAALLTCYDLNFVAESHAHLDERVVALLVPGAWPAEHDANWRLLARARALDGVRWCLAAGRTGSRDVPDAQDTVYNGRSLVVRPDGSISMALDRSAQNLVATLDKAVLDRARETVGVFGE, encoded by the coding sequence GTGTCTCCGAGTCCGCGCGTCGCCATCGTGCAGTGTCCGGTCGACGACCTCGACATCGACGCGAACCTCGACCGCCTCCATCGACGCGTCGCGGCGCTCCCCAACGACGTCTCGCTGGCCGTCTTCCCCGAGACATCGCTCACGGGCTACGTTCCGGACGAGCGACTCCACGAGGTCGCCCTTCGCAGTGCCGGTCCGACACTCGACGCAGTCCGGTCGGTCGCCGCGGAACACGACCTGGACCTCCTCGTCGGCTACGTCGAACGCAACGGGGAGACACTCTCCAACGCGACGGCATACGTGACGCCGGACCAGACCACCCACGAGACGACCGTCTATCGCAAGCGTCACCTCTGGGGGAGCGAACGAGAGTGGCTCACGCCGGGGGACGAGCGCGTGACCGTTGAGACGCCCGTCGGTCGGGCCGCACTGCTGACCTGCTATGACCTCAACTTCGTCGCGGAGAGCCACGCACACCTCGACGAACGCGTCGTCGCCCTCCTCGTGCCGGGGGCGTGGCCAGCCGAACACGATGCGAACTGGCGACTGCTCGCTCGTGCCCGAGCCCTCGACGGCGTCCGCTGGTGTCTCGCAGCCGGACGGACCGGTTCGCGTGACGTCCCCGACGCCCAGGACACAGTCTACAACGGACGGTCGCTGGTCGTCCGGCCGGACGGCAGTATCTCGATGGCACTCGACCGGAGTGCCCAGAACCTGGTCGCGACGCTCGACAAGGCGGTGCTCGACCGGGCACGGGAGACGGTGGGGGTGTTCGGCGAATGA
- the dpsA gene encoding DNA starvation/stationary phase protection protein DpsA encodes MSHQEESSIRQRADEVEPNALRIDTDRAEQIIEALNTDLANAYVLYHQLKKHHWTVEGAEFLELHVFLEEAYEHVEVGADLIAERAQALGGVPVSGMEALSDRATVEHEGEDVYDVRTSLESDLAIYGDIIEDLRDHIELADNLGDYTTKEILQHDVLKKVEEDAHHIEHYLEDDTLVLEEATH; translated from the coding sequence ATGAGCCACCAGGAAGAGAGTTCGATACGGCAGCGTGCGGACGAAGTGGAGCCGAACGCGCTCCGTATCGACACCGACCGAGCCGAACAGATTATCGAGGCGCTGAACACGGACCTCGCGAACGCCTATGTTCTCTACCACCAGTTGAAGAAACACCACTGGACCGTCGAGGGTGCGGAGTTCCTCGAACTCCACGTGTTCCTCGAAGAGGCGTACGAACACGTCGAAGTCGGTGCCGACCTCATCGCCGAGCGTGCCCAAGCCCTCGGCGGCGTCCCCGTCTCCGGGATGGAGGCACTCAGTGACCGCGCGACGGTCGAACACGAGGGCGAGGACGTCTACGACGTCCGGACCTCGCTCGAGAGCGACCTCGCCATTTACGGCGACATCATCGAGGACCTCCGCGACCACATCGAACTCGCCGACAACCTCGGTGATTACACGACCAAGGAGATCCTCCAGCACGACGTGCTGAAGAAGGTCGAGGAGGACGCCCACCACATCGAGCACTACCTCGAAGACGATACGCTCGTCCTCGAAGAAGCGACCCACTGA
- a CDS encoding DUF7504 family protein, whose amino-acid sequence MAGDSIGTFTQALASLKRHGSGLLVVGAAAQETHLAACRRLLGDGSDQLRHRLVVLTDGVPGAADRTDDESVRVIDRRPVTRGATASASPAGDGPSDLVTLEREIIAAVESIEREAGGLDPGELRVCLDSLRTLVDGHDPAEVERFLDNVLTAVRDVDGMCHVHFPVERGGEAAARFADLFDGTIEVQLPAGARHVEQRWHLHEADVSTDWVAL is encoded by the coding sequence ATGGCAGGCGATTCCATCGGTACGTTCACACAGGCGCTGGCGTCTCTGAAGCGCCACGGGAGCGGTTTGCTCGTCGTCGGGGCGGCCGCCCAGGAGACGCATCTGGCCGCCTGCCGTCGACTCCTCGGCGACGGGAGCGACCAGCTACGCCACAGACTCGTCGTCCTCACCGATGGCGTCCCAGGCGCAGCAGACCGCACCGACGACGAGTCGGTCCGGGTCATCGATCGTCGGCCCGTGACCCGCGGCGCGACGGCGTCGGCGTCGCCCGCTGGTGACGGGCCGTCAGACCTCGTGACGCTCGAACGCGAGATTATCGCGGCCGTCGAGTCCATCGAGCGCGAAGCGGGTGGGCTCGACCCCGGTGAACTCCGCGTCTGTCTCGACTCGCTCCGGACGCTGGTCGACGGCCACGACCCAGCCGAGGTCGAGCGGTTCCTCGACAACGTGCTCACCGCCGTCCGCGACGTTGACGGGATGTGCCACGTCCACTTCCCAGTCGAACGTGGCGGCGAGGCCGCAGCACGGTTCGCCGACCTGTTCGATGGGACCATCGAGGTCCAGCTCCCTGCCGGGGCCCGACACGTCGAACAGCGCTGGCACCTCCACGAGGCCGACGTCTCTACCGACTGGGTCGCGCTGTAA
- a CDS encoding DUF7547 family protein, with protein MSRRSDDDLSALLDELSGTLDRLQTELDDDRGRRGRGERRGDRDGNRRDRGRRDNPEERRAPRRRRERSGPQIPRPGTFLKFTEEYTIPALIAFLEANVRALELLQGLLRLLRGGEVSESHVESVGRRTLGQVDGLLSDVQGALEGQPSNPEARDLLDEARSLRGEIDDRIAGGAIRREGERGGRTSGRDDDRPTGNDRRSDRQGRSAPVAIDVSDDDGRGNDRRGDESRGSDRRPSDQDREERRGEDRRDGERARRDEVDVDSELDSLRRQVRGDADDDTSNDVDAAGSDDSGGDDADDGDGE; from the coding sequence ATGAGCAGACGGTCCGACGACGATCTCTCCGCCCTCCTCGACGAGCTGTCGGGGACGCTCGACCGGCTCCAGACGGAGCTCGACGACGACCGTGGCCGACGCGGGCGCGGCGAGCGACGAGGCGACCGGGACGGGAATCGCCGTGACAGGGGCCGCCGTGACAACCCCGAGGAGCGACGAGCGCCACGACGTCGACGGGAGCGGAGCGGTCCCCAGATTCCCCGACCAGGCACGTTCCTCAAGTTCACCGAGGAGTACACGATTCCCGCACTCATCGCGTTCCTCGAAGCGAACGTTCGCGCGCTCGAACTCCTCCAGGGACTGCTCCGCCTCCTTCGCGGGGGCGAGGTCTCCGAGAGCCACGTCGAGTCGGTCGGTCGGCGGACACTCGGACAGGTCGATGGCCTCCTCTCGGACGTGCAGGGCGCACTGGAGGGCCAGCCGTCGAACCCGGAGGCGCGCGACCTCCTCGACGAGGCGCGGTCGCTCCGCGGGGAGATAGACGACCGTATCGCCGGCGGCGCGATTCGCCGTGAAGGAGAGCGAGGCGGACGTACCAGCGGGCGAGACGACGACCGTCCGACCGGGAACGACCGCAGGAGTGACCGGCAGGGTCGCAGCGCTCCGGTCGCTATCGACGTCTCCGACGACGACGGACGGGGGAACGACCGCCGTGGAGACGAGAGTCGGGGGAGCGACCGGCGACCGAGCGACCAAGACCGCGAGGAACGACGGGGCGAGGACCGCCGCGACGGCGAACGCGCCCGCCGCGACGAGGTGGACGTGGATTCGGAACTCGACTCGCTCCGCAGGCAGGTCCGGGGCGACGCGGACGACGACACGAGCAACGACGTCGATGCTGCTGGTAGCGACGACTCGGGAGGCGACGACGCGGACGACGGAGACGGCGAGTAA
- a CDS encoding OB-fold domain-containing protein produces MSDESAHDDATDGEGDVAYPPLEAVRYSDGSLGYPGHPVGPDGNEPVGTVDLSDYTATIVTWTTATSPPPGVRSPNHLAIVEFDVEGEPVRALGQLTTGDVSIGDEVEPVFAGELRDPDAGIREPTSQSWDGYRFDPV; encoded by the coding sequence ATGAGCGACGAGTCCGCCCACGACGACGCCACGGACGGCGAGGGCGATGTCGCCTACCCGCCACTGGAGGCGGTTCGGTACAGCGACGGCAGTCTCGGCTACCCCGGTCACCCGGTCGGCCCGGACGGGAACGAACCGGTCGGAACCGTCGACCTGAGCGACTACACGGCCACGATAGTGACGTGGACGACCGCCACGTCGCCGCCGCCGGGCGTCCGCTCGCCGAACCACCTCGCCATCGTCGAGTTCGACGTCGAGGGCGAACCGGTCCGCGCGCTCGGCCAGCTCACGACCGGCGACGTGAGCATCGGCGACGAGGTCGAACCGGTGTTCGCTGGCGAACTGCGCGACCCCGACGCGGGCATCCGCGAACCGACTAGCCAGTCGTGGGACGGCTACCGGTTCGACCCGGTCTGA